The Apium graveolens cultivar Ventura chromosome 3, ASM990537v1, whole genome shotgun sequence sequence TACTCATTGAATTTATTATAACAGTTCATATACTTGATGACATTGAATTATAAAATTGTTCTATCATTTTTAACAGGTATAATTCTCACACATTCTTCGATGAATGTGGGTTTCCTATTTATAAAAGAAGAAAAATGGGAATTACTGTAAACAAAAAGGGAATTGAGTTGGATAATCGTTATGTTGTTCCATACAATTGAGATCTTCTAATAAGATTTCAATGTCATACAAACCTAGACATTTGTAACAGCTCAAGCTCACTGAAATATCTATTCAAGTATTGCCTGAAATGACACGATACCGCAACCATGTGTCTGAGGAAAAAAACAACCTCCATGACTGTCGCCACAACACCAATCACTCTGGAGAAATGTTTGATTGATGAAGTTAAACATTACTTAGATGGTAGATATGTTTGTGCATCTGAAGCATCCTGGAGGATATTTGGTTTTGATATCCATTCCCATTGGCCTTCAGTTGAACGTTTGCCAATATATCTACCAAATGACAAGCACGTGTCGTTCAGGAACTCACAAAATCTACTGGAGGTGTGCGACAATGCAGGATCAAAAAAAGCAAATTAGAAGCATGGTTTGAAGCAAACATAATATATCCAGAGGCCAAAAATTTCACCTATTCAGAATTCCCAAGCAAGTTTACCTGGCATCAACAACCGGCTTCCTGGAAATCGAGAAAAAGAGGTGATGTTATTGGTAGGCTTTCTGAAGTACATTCATCCAGTGGTGAATTAATATATCTCCGCATGCTCTTGCTAAGGATTAAAGTTGCTGTTTCTTTTGATGATTTGAAGACAGTCCATGACCATATTCATAAATCTTTTTACGAAGCTTGTGCCGCACTAGGTCTCCTCCAGAATGACCAGCAATGGCATAAAGCTATAGCTGAAAATTCGTATACATCCATGCCTCCACAACTCCGTGCAATATTTGTCAACATTGTAGTTTACAGTCCAATTTCTCATCCACGTAGTCTTTGGGATACTCGTTGGGGATGCATGTCGGATGATATTGTTCTTGTGAGACGACACCTCACTAACAATCCAAATCTTTGTCTATCAGATTATGATATCCAGAATTACGCTCTTGCAGGTATGAGTTTTAATAATTCTTTCAGCCCTATCATTTTCCCGTATGTAACTAACAGGATAAATTTTATGTACATTTATTCCAGAGATTGAGAAATTATTGAACGATAGTGGTAAAAGCCTTACAAACTTCCCAGATATGCCATTTCTAGGAGAAGCATATTTTTCCAACTCTGACAATAGGCTAATTCTTGAGGAAACATCCTATGATAGAGAAGAAAGGAAGAAAATCCACGAAAAAAATCATAGTCTTCTGAATGATGAACAGAAGAGAGTCTATGATTCAATTCTTGACAATATCAACCAGAAAAAAGGTGGTGTTTTCTTCGTTTACGGGAGTCGAGGTTGTGGAAAGACTTTCTTGTGGCAGACACTATATTGTCGATTACGGTCAGAGCATAAGATTATGCTTCCTGTGGCCTTATGTAGTATAGCTGCCGTGTTGCTTCCTGGTGGAAGAACCGCACACTCCCACTTTCACATTCCTCTCAAACTTGATGAACATTGTTCTGCCGGGTTAAGACATGTGACCGATATTTCCGAGCATATTCAATAAACTGATTTAATAATCTGGGATGAGGCACCTATACAACATCGTCTTGCATTTGAATGCATTGATCGATCCTTGAGAGATATTATGTATGCTGTTAATAAAAAAAGAAGAGCCAAAAAGCCATTTGGTGGTATAACCATTATTTTTGGTGGAGATTTTCGGCAAATACTTCCAGTTATTCCAAAAGCGTCAAGAGTTGAAGTAGTTTACGCTACCCTCAATAAATCCAAGCTTTAGGATTCTTGTGAAGTATTTTTATTAAAGCAAAACATGCGACTTAATGCAGGAAATACAGAATTGGAGAATAAAATCATCGCTGAATTCAACAAGTGGCATGTTGCGGTCGGTGTTGGGAAGGAAACCAATATTTCTCCAGATTCAGATAGTGGTGAAATGTTAATCAAGATTCCTGATCAATATATCATTCATACATCTGGAGATCCTATCCAAGAGCTTTTTGAGCTGACATAACCAGATTTTCTACAGAATATCTCTTCACATAAATACCTCAGATCAAGGGCTATACTAACACCTACTAATATCGTGGTGGATGAAATTAATATACAACTCCTTGAAAAAATTCCAGGTACTTTGTTTACGTATCTCAGACAGGATTCAATCGACGATGCTATTGATGATGATAACGATTTCAGGTCTGCATTTCCAGTTGAGTATCTAAACTCTATAAATATACCTTACATTCCTAAGCATGAGTTAAAATTGAAGGTATGAGTGGTCGTCATGCTTATGAAAAACTTAAACCAGATTATGGGATTATGAAATGGTACAAGAATGATTGTCTAATCATGTAGAAAGAACAATATTGAATGTGAGATACTGTGTGGGTCTCATGTTGGAACcaaatgtgacggcctcaaccccggggtcaggagttgacgtcactaaacacaattaccaaaaatataaacaacaagactATTATTGAAATAAACTAACTTTACCCCAAACCAAGGTccaatccaggttcaagtataattcaggttctcattattacaaactctttattcaatatctaacacactctaactttattcagcaactcatcagacctcatggcctgatacaaactacctcagaggagctgggtccagtaggggcgggaagATGGGTCTGTCTGaatggtcttctaggcatctgcgagatatataTAACAGTTGCAAcggtgagcataatcgctcagcagcaccaacatatgaataaTGGAGTAAAAGAAGTAATGTAACAAcgataggaacagagctgtaatcatgatatcaacattttataatgagaatcagagataactggatatcactaactagcatgctttatcaagACAACATAATAGTGTGCTGTATAtataccagagtccaattttagcatgctaatcacatttataaaaccgctatatcaactactcatgcccttacgggaatcataaattcaaatcagatacgtagcggatatgtgaagacagctgatcaggctatcaacaccagacggctccaactgccatcccatttacctgttccggaactcagagactacttatgtctctgacctgctggactaatcggttatacagtgcgcgcaaccgaattagcctcttacgccacctcaataggcctactgTGGCCCTAACGTATctcatatctgatcgttttatccagttttcaaaatcacttttacctatctcttgttaaaatcaattatgtcacagcacactattcaaatcctcttttcattttaatcatgtttagagataggtgttttcagaagttacttttccccaaaacataattttaaacaacattttcaagtacacgggatacgtaacttaaaacgtttttgttccattacgaaagtaaaatatttagttattcatacgtactgaaccataaaagaatggtcaggggtacttgccttgcaacgctttacaaaaccctaagtagctttcacgctgactttaatcctgggaaaactcgatcggaatctacaaatacagaagactctaatcagttataccgacatgcttgatatcctcaaattctaacaacccaaataattaatatcattaatattaataaaaaatactGGAGAAAATAGGAAATAAAATTAAAGGTTGTAATAATCAAGCCCAGCTGCAAAACTCGGCCCAGCAGTAGAGGCCCAAAACAACCAGGCCTAACTGTGAAGCCCAAACCAACCCAACAGAGAACACAAGCCAAACCCGCACAACACACTGCACAACCGCACACACTGCAGCTGCACACACATGCACCACCGCGCCACACACACACATGTACACACACCTTCACACACACTTACACACAtgtacacacatacatataatcATATGCATATACACAACTGAATAGCACAAATTGAACCAGccaagcaagaaaaatcaagcgGTGGCTCACCGTAAACATCCCGAAAAACAAGAACGACGACAACCAGGTGCAACAGCAAGGAAACAGGAGAGCGGAGAGAGAGGGAACAGAGATAATCGAGAGAGAATCGAGAGAAATGAAAGAAATTACAGCCGAGGCCGAGAGAGAGACAAATGAGAGATGATGTTTTACTCTCCCAAAACCAACTGCTAAAACGTATCTGTTAATTGGATATGTGTCAATttcttttataagattttgacacgtATCCCTGATATACCCAGGAATCAAAATTTCACCCCAGAATCTGAATATAGAGAAACCAGCCATCCTTAAAATAGTTtcaaaaaattaccaaaataaagttaaaataatataaatatctTGGAGTTTACAAAacgtaaattttgaaatttttaaaacactttttaaggtgctcttcgtactcgctttttaacaaataacgaaatgacgcgcgggtgaaacgattcccgaaaatttccaaaataattttaaatttctcagaatattataaacttcataaaatatgagtttcgtaatttttaaagatttccataattaaatatggattttaccattaaacacactcagaaaatcatttaaaaataaataattaataaaatattgatttctcaattttataaagtcctaaaaataattattgaaataataaaattataaaaccaattttagaaataacCCAAGTGTTTATGGAATTacaattacaataaaatcacttttacaagcgaaataaaatcatataactcactaataaatcacacaattcaatcccacataacaacaaatcataaataattaaataaaaatcaataaccgctgccaaaatcaatacacacattttatttaattatttaaacctttattacacttttgaatattaaaataaaaagaaaaatacacgagttgttatatcctttcccctttaaaaagattctgtccccagaatctgacttaactaaacaaatgaggatatttatcaagcatgtctgactctaattcccaagtagactcttctactcgaggatttctccataaaacttttactatagggatcgacttattcctaaggactcgttccttacgatctaggatttggaccggttgttccacataggacaaatctggctgaagctcaatcggttcatattctatgacttgattcgaattaaggacatagggcttcaacatagacacgtggaacatattatgaatgtgctgccactgcggtggtaacgctatctcataagcgacctttcccactttcttcaaaacctcaaagggtcctataaatctagggctaagtttacccttctgaccaaatcgtactaaccctttccaagatgatacctttagtaacaccagagctcctatctcgaagtccatatctttcctatgcaaatctgcatattttctctgtctatcttgggctacttccaacctttttcgaatcaacactatggcatctctggtttgctgaaccaactcaggacctaacactttcttttttcctacctcatcccaatacaacggtgatctacactttcgtccatacaaagcttcgtaaggtggcatcccgatactggcatggtaactgttattatacgagaactcaatcaaaggtaggtgttcatcccaattacccttaaaatccagaacacagactctcaacatatcctttATAGTCTGaatcattctttcactttggctatccatctgaggatgataagcggtgctcatattcaatttcgttcctaggcactctttAAATTTAGTCCAGAACATGGAGTTAAATCTCGGGTCATGATCTGACACTATAGAAAAAGGCACTCCATGTTTGATAAatatctcatccaagtataacataactagcttttccaacgaatacctttcattgatcgaaagaaaatgcgctgacttagtcaacctatcaatgattacccaaatagcatcatgatttgctctcgtctttggcaatcccactacaaatccatagcaatctcttcccatttccactggggaatttccaaaggttgtaacaatccactcggtcgttgatgctctgctttcaccgtttgacatacatgacacttacttacccaattggcaatatccttcttcattccgggccaccaaaaatttctcttcaagtcctggtacatcttagtactaccagggtggatagaaaacctagagttatgtgcttcatgtaatacctcgttcttcaattctgttacattaggaatccaaactctggacgaaaatctatacaaaccttgactatctttttgagtacacaactcttctcccgtCAAAGTATCAAACTCTTATTctataactccttcttgacaccttttgatcttttccatcaatgccggctggaaagtgacttcatatagttgctcctgaatTTCGCTAGGTACTCAAACCTCAATCTCTATTCTTTCCAAGTCTTGTGCTAATTCCTccgcaatcttaaccatattcagcctttcttttctacttaaggcatcagccaccatattggctttacctaggtgatagttaatcgaacaatcgtagtccttaatcagctccaaccaccttctctgtctcatgttctttctgcgtgaatatgtacttcaggctcttatggtctgtataaatatcgcatttctctccatacaagtagtgacgccataactttagatagccgccaactcaagatcacgaactggatatttctgctcgtgaggctttagctgtctggaggcataagtaataactttatcatgctgcattagcacacaacctaatcctttcaaagaagcatcactatagattacaaagtttcccgtctcatctggcaatgctaacactggagccgtcactaatcttcgtttcaattcctgaaaactctcttcacacttttccgtccaaacgaacttctcattcttcctggtcaacttggttaatggggatgcaatcttcgagaaatctttcacaaaccaTCAATAATATCCTGCTAACCCAAGAAAACTCCTTATTTTCGTTGGTGTCTACagttgctcccactttgatacagcttcaatctttacttggtctactttgatacctttcTTACttactacatgaccaagaaactgtacttctgtcagccaaaactcacacttagaaaacttcacatacaattgcttttcttttaatTTTTGAAGGGCAATCCGAAGATGCGTTGTGTGAtcttccagattcttcaaatatatgaggatgtcatcaataaatacaataacaaacttatctagatactccttatataccctattcatcaaatccataaaagccgctggtgcatttgtcaatccaaacgacatcactagaaactcataatgggcataccttgttctaaatgcagtcttggggatatcttcaggctttatcttcagttagtggtagccagatcttaagtcaatctttgagaagtaacatgctctcttaagctgatcaaacaaatcatcaattcatggcaaaggatacttattctttatcatcaacttgttcagctctctgtcgtcaatacacaatctcatacttccatcccttttcttcacaaacagcaccggagcaccccacggagaaacactgggtcgaataactcccttgtccaataattcctgaagttgcttagccaattctttcatttctatTGGGGCCATCCagtatggagccttagaaactggttcagctccagaAATCAAATAAATAGAGAACTCTAcctctcgatcaggtggcaatcctggtaactcttctgtgaaaatgtcagggaattctcttactatgggaatttcatccaaaataggggtctctttcttcgtatccaccacatgagccaaattcgcctcacatccttgccgcaacaatctctttgcttgcaCTACTGAAagaaacttcctatcttgcctctaTCATTGGTAACTGATCGTTTTATTATCTGAGGTAtgcataacaactctctttttcttaaaGTCTATATTCACCTTATGTaaagacaaccaatccatgcctaaaataacaacaaagtctcccaactcgaaaggtattaagtcaacagggaacatataccctgaaatctctaggaaacaactaggacaaaattgatttactggtactttatctttattaacCACTTCCATGGTCAAAGGTTCTTCTAGGTCTTCAAACACCAACTGCATTTTATTCatacaattcacagatataaaagatttggacgctcccgaatcaaacaaaacgttaacaggtacggaattaagagaaagcgtacctacAACCACATTGGAAttatgaactggagacttctgggtcatcttaaaagttcTAGCTCTAGCaatactggttgctggtccttgggacactctccttcccgcattaccttgggtcactgacttgcaattcctagctatgtgtcccactttgccgcaactaaagcAGGTAACCCCTTGactctcagacttacactccgtggaatagtgacatttctgcccacacttaaaacaattaacattctctcggcactgtccactgtgcttctTCCCACACGTCCTACAATCAGCCATTGGCTTACTCATCCttgtcggggcagagttaactaaAGTAGTACCGGGTTTCGCCTGGGGAAAATCCTGCCTCTTaaacctcttattcttattccttccaaaccaacgctggaacttccgactcgctattcctgattctgacctagcgggtccactttcaaatttcctttttttCTCACCCTGTTCCTTTGCAGCTAatttctgatcactctctatcactagggcagcctgaactaccgaagtatatgtccatagttgtaaggctacaactccactccttatttctggcttcaacccttgttgaaaccgcttcgctcgttgagcttccgaactcacatattctggtgctatacgggccaactccgtaaacttcgcttcatattccatgacactcctatctccttgtttcaatTCTAATAATTCCACCTCCATTTGACTATGGAGACAGTccggaaagtatttttccaaaaacaactctgtaaatctggcccatggaactggaccttctccttttagggctcgcgtagattcccaccaataattggaatcattctttagaaaataactagcataatcagtctttaaattctcactcaccttggtaagcgcaaacgccttttccatctcctttaacaATATCatggcagcaacaggatctacttctcctttaaactctgggggcttcactgcttgaaaagacttaaaactaacaccctaATTTTCCCCCCTTATCTCATGCTGTTGTTGGATTTGTAGTTACcgttgttggatttgttgttgttgttgttgttgttgtatgagctgctgttgctgttgttgttgttgttgtaattattgctgttgctgctggaattattgttgcttttgggccagctgtacagactgctgacgcaacaagttcatcatgtcactcatggaaggatccccagcagatccgttattgggctgagagtttctctttggtggcatctcctgaaacataacagtcatatataagaaaatggattgctccggcagtctatatttatgcatcaggagagcgttgccactaagacaatattctcatccctaGTTTAATTcgatccgtcctgagtgaatgattataatctaaaaatgccagcaacagaaacaataataataataacaacaataatagcaacgcacaatataaaaactgaacaataagataaagaagctgaaatacaataaccaacagaatccaactagtacaactaaAAATCCAACTGGAAAGAACATATctgaatacacaccaaaattggctgtcatagcagcctctcctactacaaactatcaccatataatataaatatacaa is a genomic window containing:
- the LOC141714748 gene encoding uncharacterized protein LOC141714748, whose product is MCLRKKTTSMTVATTPITLEKCLIDEVKHYLDGRYELTKSTGGVRQCRIKKSKLEAWFEANIIYPEAKNFTYSEFPSKFTWHQQPASWKSRKRGDVIGRLSEVHSSSGELIYLRMLLLRIKVAVSFDDLKTVHDHIHKSFYEACAALGLLQNDQQWHKAIAENSYTSMPPQLRAIFVNIVVYSPISHPRSLWDTRWGCMSDDIVLVRRHLTNNPNLCLSDYDIQNYALAEIEKLLNDSGKSLTNFPDMPFLGEAYFSNSDNRLILEETSYDREERKKIHEKNHSLLNDEQKRVYDSILDNINQKKGGVFFVYGSRGCGKTFLWQTLYCRLRSEHKIMLPVALCSIAAVLLPGGRTAHSHFHIPLKLDEHCSAGLRHVTDISEHIQ